Within the Populus trichocarpa isolate Nisqually-1 chromosome 14, P.trichocarpa_v4.1, whole genome shotgun sequence genome, the region ATAGACGATGGACTTATAAGTGAGGTTGATATTTGAATACTAGTAGTTGACTAGACAATTGTTagagttattctaaatatttattaattttaattgggaATATTTTTCACCGTAAtattcaaattacaaaaaatatttttaataagaatttatttgagtACACGAgctcataataaattattaacaccAGATTTATTTACACGAATAAATCTCAATCTTAAGCCATAGACAGACTATTGGTTAAGAAcccatcaaaacctttaaactacatttaaaaccatataaagcaacttaccttaggtaggatgCACTAGGGGCGCTAATACCTTCTTTATCAACAATCAGCCTCTTATCCTTGAATCTCTGATAAAACTAGTACACTCGGATTTTTTAACGACCTTGAATCAAACaattaggtggtgactcctttaAACCTCTCGACACTGCACGTTCATGTGCAACAAACATAAAGTTGAAtcccaaaagaaaaaggatgaagATTATGTTGTGTACTAAAAGTAGAAGATCAAAAACATTGTGAGtgtggttaaaaaataaaatcctagtTTAGGGTTAAGAGTTAGACAATCTAGAAACAAAAGAGATAGGTCAAGCAACAAGACTTAAACAATACAAAATTACAACAATCCttaatatcatatataaatGAGAATTTTAAGCATAATGAACTTTTAAAgtaccatattaaaaaacaaaacattctaATAAAGAAGATCATAGTACATCCAACATAAGAAGATCCCATTTATTAGACCCATTATATTTTGCACTTTTTGTGAGGTTCTTGTGAACACATTAAACACTTCTCTTTgtcacattaatttttttttatcttttattatgttttttttttgttatggttacctatcttaatttaaaaacttatgtTATTGGATGAtactttaagaataattttatgtttaaataattttctactaaacttgaaatttatacgaatctattattcttttatactatttttttaattagaatattttggATGGTAAAAAACATCGTAatcattttatcattaattaaaattttaatactatatttaaaaaaaacatataaatccaaaaattcaaaagatCCAATAGTCACCAAAGGAGATCATCCTTTATAGTACTTAAATCTACCCATTCCTCGTACTCATAACTCTTTATAGTATGAATAGTATGAATGATGAAGACGAGGTGTTGAGTTAGTCTAACATTTACATactatttggaaaaaaatatttgtaatgaATGTGTTTAGATTTTGCTACGGGAGTGCTCTTTGTCTTCGTATATTCATAACCAATATCATCTCTCAATTCTTATCATACTCTCATACTCATGCTCATCAATTAAACACTATATTCACttcaaaatcatatattaattaccCAATTCCTTTATtagaaaagaagcaaaaatagatttgctttctatagctAGCTAGCAAGActagaagaaggaggaggagaaggaggaggagatccaGATAACTCCAGAAATCACTGGGAACAATAATTTCGCAAGCGACCAGTTGACTTCGATTACTTTCATGGGATGTAAgggtgttttatatatatataaaaggggcTTTGCTACGTGCTAAATATAACTTTTAGAAATCAATAATAGGTTCTCCAATGGTGAGATTGCGCTCCAAGGTCCAGGGCAGGTCAAAGAGCTTTGCtgtgatgaatttgaaaatctTATTCACATTGATGTTATAGGTCGCACTTGAAAAGAAGAGAGTTGCATTTAGAACCTTGGCATATGCTCTTGCCTGTCATAAATAAGaattcaaattacaaatatgtactatcaaaaaaaaaattacatatatgtaaaaaaaagaaaaaaaacgaaaaggcAAAAGGGTCCATTTCATATTTTCCAGTTAAGTTTTTATGGTTAATAAATTTCTATTAAAATATCGATTGattgatgttattttatctatttatcaATCAAGTCCTTGCATCTTAAAACtaagaataagaaattaatgCTTTCTTCAATGGTGTAAACTTCATCTTCcttgagaaacataaataatttatcaaataattctcTTATGAAATCTGAGGTGATTAatcgttttaatttaaatatatataaaaataaacaagcattTAAACAGGAGCATGCGATCCAGGAttatttgaccttttttttttctttcaatttccgtTCAGGCTACTTAATTATTAGATTGTTTATGCCTCCACTACTAACATGAAAAGTTTGAGTAAAATCTTATCAAAACTTTGGAATGTTACCTGGCTTGCAATTGTCCATTGTAGATCTATCGGGAGCTGGATAAAATCATCAAACTTGGTTCCTATTATAACAGGAACTGCGGTctaagaaaattcaagaaagCAAACAAATAACCACAAGATGATCATAATCCTGCAGCAACCAAGAACATATCAAACCAAAGAAAGGTGCGCTAATGCAGATTTATACCTGATTCCATCTCCTTGCTTCTTGGTACCACCTTATAACACTGCAATAATGATGGACTTTTCATAAATAAAGTAAACATTCTACTAATCAATCCTTAATGTCCAAATTAAGAGGGGGGAAGGTGTATAATAGACAATCAAGAATTTAACTAAAGAAACCTGTTTAAAGTGACCCGACTAGTTAGATCAAACATGATCAAAATAGCCACAGATCCCTTGCAAGCCACCGGAATTTGCTGCTCCAATCCTTCATCGCCTACACCGtgaataacattttttttgtaccattaattgtatattttGATAGGAGAaggaagttttttgttttttttttaaatgtgatcTTATTCACAAAGTGCTGGGGAAGTTAACTTACCGTCTAGTTCCCAGAGACTATAAGAAATACGTGCATCCTTaaccatcaatgtttttttcatcaatttcaaaccgTTGTTATGCTTCACTCCCTCATCTTTCTCATTTCCCACATACTTTGCCTTCAAAATATTTGAGGGCAGAATAATTATTATAGCCAGCCATCGTATGGCTAAAAAAACCATGTACGTAAATATTCTATAGAAAAatctacaaaaaatatatatactaaccAGAAAACTTGTCTTTCCAATCTGACAATCACCTAAGAGGCTAATCTTTAAAGCTACCAAGTCTGAATCATTATCGTGATGGTTATGACATATCGGTGGTGGTGTTGCGCTCGGCATTGTCTCGTCGGTAGCTAGAGACCGGTGTGACAGCATGCGGCGATAGCGAACAGGCTTCCCTAATGAACAAATGAGAACGTGATCCCATATACGGAGAATGCATCGTCTAATGATTGAAATGTGGCGTTGAATCTTTCGTCTGGGATTGAATCGAAACATAATTTGGCAAAATTGATTCATATTGGTTTTTGTTTGAGCAAGAGGGATGGCCTTGAGAAGTACTGCATGTGCATATCCCTTCGGCCATGAAAGAAATTGCTAGCTATAGCTTGTAGTATATTACCCATTTTTTCAAAGATCACGGGTATTTTTGGAACATGCTAATTAAATTTTCAGTGACAACTGACAGCACCaaaccttattttattttattttttgaacaatattttaatcaatCATGTTTCTACTTTAACGGGACAAGACAAGGTCATATGGTCCATATCGCCAGCTGCTGTGTGTTCTTACGTTTcacatgaaatgaaatgaaatgaaaggtgtaattttatttattattgggtTGTTGCTAGTCTCCGGTTAATTTCTCCTACAATTTCTAGTAGCCACAGCCTTTCCGTACGTCTAGCCAGCAAGTCCCTCACATTTTTCTACGTATACTGGTCGGCCTTAGCTCTCGTGTGGTGCAAGTGGTGCAACCCTTGCCATCACTAGATCGTAGCTATGAAATTATTGTACGAAAGAACTATTGCAGTAGCATCGGTTGCAGAACGGAGTAAAGAAACATAGGGCATAGAAATCCTCTTGGAGAAACAATTGATTGCTGAGAGCACAACAGATGAGGAAGAATTTGTTGATAAAGTCCCAGTTGAAAGAGTTTGCTAGTTGGAGATTGAAAGTCCAAGCTCATCAATGGCCAGGGTTATTAGCAGCCACGGTCTGCTCTTCTTCGTACAACAATGTGTTGATCTATTTCAGCAAGTAAGATCGATATTGGTATCCAATTTTAGCACAGCATTATCCACAACTCGTTTTCAGGCTTCATTGCAAGAAATAATATATTCTGTTGAAGATAATCCTTCGCGTGGATCGGTAGCAGAATTCGTATTCTGTTTGCTGACTAGCTAGTTATAGATCGTTACTCTTAGACTTGTAACTAACATTCCCACCCTAAGAAAGTAGCTCTTTGATCAACTGGGTTCATCAAAATGATTCCAATTTGAACTCGGAGTTACATTTACTGGAACATCTTTGAAAAGGAAAGGATCAATTTAAGAATGAAGGATGTTAAAGCTGATCAGAAGTTCAATTCCTtgggggtgtgtgtgtgtgtgtgtgtgtgtgtgtgtgtgtgtgtgtatttgtaTAGAATACATAACAGCCTTGTGTGTTACAGAACAATCTATCTCTAACCAGTTCTAGCTGCCTAACATTTTTGTATCACAGGAAAGGATGAGAAAAATCAGTATTTCCGACActgttgattttattgttttgcgATAGAGGGAGTGCTAAGAAACTTCAGcaggaggttttttttttttcctctaagcTGGTGAATTGGCGTGCACATCTGAGCTCGGGCTAGCTTGTCGCTTGATATCAGTACTACTCTTCCGTTTAAGCATCTCCTTAATCTCTGCCTCTTTCCTGTctacaaaatcaatcaaatcctTGAAGCTAGTTGAGTGTAAGGAGCGTCTAGGCCTTCCTGGCTGAATCTCATCAACCTCTGCCTCCTCACCACCTTCTGGAGTAAATCTACGGAACTGGAAAATGACCTTACAGCAGAATGTGGTAAGAGCAATGAAGCATGAAATGCCGCAAATAAGAAACAGACCCCAGAAACTCGTCAGGGAGAGACGGCTGTCATCGATTTCATTGATTTGCTCCATGCAATCTCCATGTGTCAGCCATTTGTTGTGGATTTTTTGGAGATCACCATTTTCTGATAGTTGAAGAATGGCAGTTGACAAGTCAACAGCTAGAGGAGAGTCCCTTTGAAACGCCTGCAACAAGAAAGTCTTATTGTAAGAAAATTACTGGAGTTCCCACACGGACATTTCATAACGTATGCTGGACTTTACTACAAGCACTTCAAATTCCTTTTGAAAACATACCACCAGTCCTCTGGTCCAGGTCTCTCCCTTCATAACGAAGGAGTTTCTGTGCTAACTTGCAAATAACTAGTTCAAAATACTGTTCTAAATAATTATACATATCCTGCCATTTCCTTTGGTGATTTGGTCTCTGTTGTTATACAGCAGCTATTTAGTGTTACGCTCTAACAAGTGTCAAACTATAATGATTTAATACTTCCTAAATATCATGATTCAAGTAAATATTATTAGTTAGCTAGTATACCAAGTTTGCACCATCCTATATGCTACTTTCATGTCAATATTCAATTTAGAAATCAAGCTAATCCAAACTGCAAGATTTTCTGCAGTAATGATTTTTTCATTCTTAGACTGAAAAATAATGTAGATAGTACTTACAAATCCCCATCCACTTTTTGTGAACTCTTGGCCCACGGTCCTAAATTTACAATTGGTGGAAGACAGGAAGAGCTCAATATAAGGAAGCTCATCAACAATTGCAGCCACGCCACCATTTTTTGGTCCAAGTTGAAGGGCAGTACTGTATTCCTGCTGGCTTTTCAATATTACGAGTCTAGATCCTGCTATGTTGAGCTCGTCCATCAGGTAGTTCCTTGCAAATGACCCATCTTGAATTCCAATCGGTTCATTACTTGAGACCAAGCTGTCAATCCCTTCGATCCGTGATGTTAACTGCTGCACTGTGAGGATTGATGTCAAACTAGCTGTGTAGCTTGAATTGATAATCAACACTACAAATAGCCATATGATCAGCACAAAACGTCCCAAGGTGCTCACTGTATTCTCTCCTACACCACATCCAAGCAACTAAGATTAGTAGGTGTTTCCCTAGAAAGCTTATGTGAAGgaacaagtaaagaaaaaatagatgaataGGCGTAGCTCACATACTGtgtgaaaaaaacattgttgagaAACTGAACCTGCAAGATCAGTGCAAATGTCAGTTCGAAGCATTCCAATATTTGTGAAGCAAAGCGCATAATAGCAATGTACCTCCTCGGCAGGAGAACGCTTAAAACAAAGGCTTTGAAACAGCTGATTACATCTTGCCTACTACTGCCTAAATATATTTGCTTTGCCTTAATTACTAAAACGTTCCACATTCTATCATGATCTGTTTGACTGCATTCTTTGAAATAATATGCACCAAGATCCTGATCTCTCAGCTACATCAATGCTATATGCATACtaaaaaagtgattttcattGCATGTACTTTTATTTCTGTATTAGTTCCCCTGTATCGCCAGGATATTTCAAGGCATCTATGCAACAGCAAGAGATATTTGCCTAATTGAGCTGAAATTGTCAGCCAGAAGGAAATGCAAGTTTAATAAATTCAGGGGCCTACAAATGATTTCAAAGCATGCTAACCAGAATATTGTCATAATTTGCTGACTAGGAGGACCCCTGAATTCACGATTCATTCGGTGCTCAAGAATCCAGACTACAGCTCCCACGAAAAGAAAGAAGGCACCTGTGACGAGCCACATTTGGATAGTAAATGGCTTGAGGAACGCCCAAGGGCTAGACTTTTGTTCCTTGACTGGAGCAACTACAACCAGCCCTGATTCCATAAAAGGCTGCGTAAAATCTACAATCTTTGTCCTATTTGTGACTATAGTAACATCTCCAACAGCTGCATCATAACGCTGAAGAGGAAGAGATCAAACAGAAAAACTACTAGAATGTAATCATCAAAGAAGGTATAGCTCCAAAATAATGAAGATACCAAGTTACAAATTATAGCCAGATACTCACATCTTGAGCAACCGCTTGGACAATCTCATTGTACTCTGGATTTCGCTTGCCATCTCCATGTAGCATATATGTGCGTGGGACAGGATATGGCAGCAAGTTTATTGCAGCTTCGAAGACATCAATGCAGTATCCCCTAACCCCTGGGGGGTTTTTGTCTTTAGCGACAAATTGTTGATAACTTATGCGATTAGGCACAGCAATTCGCAGTGGCTTACCGTTTTCAGGGAATACCCATCCTCGAGGTACAAGCGAAGTTTCACCAGGCCATATTACACTGGAAAGATGTTGATTACTGGAAGAATTATTCCGAGGCTTTGTATACAAGACCTCTGGAGAAATTGTTGAAAGACCAGAGTAATTTGACCAATAACCAATCCTTCTAGACCCTGTCCCACCAATGTTAAGAACATCATATGCTGGACGAACCAAGTTCCTATccaaatcaaattgaatttgacCACTTGGACCACTGAAGTTCATCCTGAGAAGTGTCTGGAGAAACTGTTGGCCTCCATCAAAAACACGCAGTGATGCCAAGTTCATTGCGCTTCCTTTTGTGTCGCTCAACTTTGGATCAGTAGAGTGTGATAGATTTCCACCTTCATTGAGAAAAACATCAAGAGCTCGGGCAGCTAACCATACTGTATCATAAGCATAAAGTGCATAAGAATTGAACCCAGAAGCACCGATGCTCTTCTTGTGGTTTAGGTTGCTCCATCTAGACATAAAACTTCGTTTGAGATCAGTTTCTGGATTGTGATGGCGAAGAGAAACAACCCCTTGTAAGAGATTCATTGTGTCAGTGTCATCTGGTTCTAATGAATCTAAAACCGAAGGGAGCCAATCTGTAGCAATCCAAACATAGCCTTTGGTCATCATATGAAGACTTTTAGCTACAGAAAAAATTGACAAACCGGAATCTGGATTTACATGTACAACATAAACCCGAGATTCCATCTGGTTAACTTCAAGCAACAAGTCGGAGATCTGACTTCTGGGCACTCCAGGGGTCAAGGCAGCCTTGTAAGCGATCTTGGCACGCTTTTTTGCCAGGGCATCACCCAATATAGATATCCCATTCCTGCCACAATCATCATCCACAAAAATGGCAATTACCTCTCGCCAACCATAAGACGTAACCAGATCAGCAATTGCATACATCTGGAAATAGTCATTCTGTGTAGTGCGGAGGAAATATGGGTACTGTAATGCTGAAAGGGAAGGATCTGTTGCTGCAAATGATAAAAGTGGAACATGAAGTTCGTTGACAACATGAGATATTATATGAGCTATTCCAGAAGATTGGGGGCCAATCACAGCAACAACACGGTTTTCCATCAGCTGCAAAGCTGCATCATGGGGAAGGAAACTTTCATCAAAATTCTCATCATTATGTCCTTACTTAATTACATAGGTGCGGATAGTCACGCCTAGCAGTTAGCTGGCATGAACATCTAAACAAAGTTCAAGCTAGAAATATCTCACCATTCCTAAATTTGGCTTTAATTACCAATGGACATGAACATCGAATTTGTTCTGCATTATAAATTACAACATTTCAATGGCTTTcaaagttcaagaaaaaaaaaagatttttgctGGTGTGGATAATAAATGCGATCAATACAGCCACACATACAGAACTAGGCAGCATCTTTAGTGCTAGAGACACCATTATTCATGTTTAGTCAAAGGAAACTGTAACTGCAAAGCTAATAAGAGAAATGGAGATTGTACAGTAAACCATAGCGGGCAATGGAAACAGAGACTGCAATTAAAACAGGAGTGCaggaatttaaaaaatgaaaaagaggcaaagaaatcccaaattcaaatacaaaaagaatagtatcttgaaaatgattttgaggAAGAAATACCTTCGACAGTTCCAAGAAATCCACTGCAATTAGTGTTGTGAGAAATAAGGTTCAATCTAGTCCCGGGAAGAACGGTTGGATCAGAATTGACATCgtcaacagcagcagcaatagCTGGCCCAGCTGCTCTCCCTATCACTGAATCGAAGGTAAACAAACTTCCTATATTTGCAACACTCGGTcgtggagaagaagaagaagaaacactaGTTCCATTTCCATTTGCAGCTGCCTGACCAAAAACAACTTCCATGGGCACACAAATACCAGTaatcaacagcagcagcagcagcaacactcTTTTCATCATCAAAAATACTCTAGTAGCACAACCACCACCAGCAATATTCAAAGACACATCCATGGTAACTAACCAAGCTtgcaatcaaattaaaaataaataaatgattctCCACGTCAAGCAAccattttgtttcttcaatgTAATAAGTACCTGCCAATGATGAAACACAAGCAGAGACACATGTTAATGAACATCGAAAGCCGAATTATGAATAgcaacaaaatataataaagtagAAAAACAAGCTGTGGAGCCCACATGCAAGggaggaaaaacaaagaaggaagGATGTTGCGGTGTAGTGGAATATTTTGGTATGGCTTTAAGCTTTAGCTTAGATCAGATTAGATGTTAGCATATATTAGTGATTACCTTGAAGCCCAGATACGGAAACTAGTTTGAACAGTTGAGTGCATCATAATTAAGCTTTGAGGATgtaatgaaaaaacaaggaTCAAGAGAGTGGACAAAAGCTCTAAACAGTCTTGCAAGCTCAAGTAAGGAATGATTCTCTCCTTTTATGTCTGCTTGTTTTATTATTCTCTGGTGTGTTTAAGCTTTTTGCAAAGGACCATGGCTAGCATTTActacaatttaataataataataataataataataagagttaAAGTAACTCTAATATAATATCTTTGGGATTCCACTCCAAACATATAtcagttaaaattaattatttttttatatttttaaattattaatatgttaatgtcaaaaataattttaaaaaataaaaaaaatattattttaatatatttctgtaaaaatacactttaaaaaataattattattacattctTGAACACCTCTTATCTGATTATGAACCAAATTTACTATTCTATATTTCTTTGTGGAGTAGAAATCCATCATGTGATCcctcaagttttaaaaattagctAAATCACCCTCTTTGTGTCAACTTATTTTaggatttcttttctcttttttgttattataaaggAGAGATTCAAACTTAAAGCCTCTTAAAGGAGAGAAGACAGTGATACTAATTGAGTTACAACTCtcctttttttaaagaaaataaattaatatgagaTGTTAACCCTCGTGTTTTGAATTTGTAGTCAAGCATGTATGTGGTCAACCCTGGCGACTACAAACTGAACTGTTGTGCCTAAAATTAAAGTGTAATGGTCGATTTTTCCAAAACTTGAGGTATCAAGACATGAATTtactttttagaagaaaaaaaatacatcgaaTGACCCTTCTTGTCGTAGTTTtgaacccggcccggcccgacGGGTTGATCCGGGGCTGGAACCGAtccaggttgaagaaaaaacggGGGAaagaaaaacccggtgtgacccgacAGGTTGACCCGGCGACCCAGTCACGACCCGGTTgcaaacccgttgacttttgtttttttactaaaataacatcgttttgatttaaaaagaaaaactgaccCGACCGATCCGGTGATCCAGTCAAAATCTAGAACCCGAGTCTTAAAACGAACCGGTCACCTGGCCGGGTCTTAAAACTATGCTTCTTGTTTTGAGAGTAAAGAATCATACTCGTAGAAGTTTGGAAGCATTTCCATTTATTCCCAAATAATCATGCCATTCACGTGTACTTATCGTGTCTACTTGTAATGTATATGTAATAGTGAATGTACCCATGCCACGCTTTTGGTGGAATTCCAAGTTAATTTCAAATGCAAAAGGAGAATATGCATGTACTATATTATAGATGTGTTTTTTAATCTcataaaatttgttaattaagGAAGGAAGGTTTAATacaatgaattgaaaaaaatatattaataggtaaataaaaaaattataaatgttaattaaacattgaatgttattttttaaaataaaaagtaaaatacaaatacaaatacaaacatTTTACATcgacatcatttttattttatttatttattctgaaGCTATGATTACTAAATacatatgaattttaattttataaatacaaaatacagaTATAACTAATCTATcttaaatctaaaatcaaaaatcaaaaataaaatataataattttttttttgaggtattgcaaaattatagaaaccaaccaaaacttttatttctattaaaataGTCAAACTAAACAACTTTAAAAATGAgaaagaggaaattaattaagaattaaactagaaaaaaaaaaccaatgaaaaaaaaaagagtcaaggtTACTTGACCTAGAAGACTAAGCCCACCCATTTAACCTAAAAGGCAAAAGCCTATACGACCCAGTtttctattccttttttttttttaaaaaaaagggtaatatgttgtcttttcaaatatttttttaaattaatcaaacgACATGTCATCTGTCTAGATCAACAACATATCATTCACCATTATCTTTTCTAATCACCTTCAATGATCGAAAAATTAGAGTTTGACTTTTTGTACtcacaaaaacaattttcaacctgtttttatgaaaaacaccCCTAAAATACTTGAAACTTCCATAAACTCATTCCAACCCTAAAACATCATctaatcactttaaaaaatgaaaatctaatataagaataaaaaagctTTACGGAACCTAGTCATCCTTTTCTAGCATGTTCAAAGGGCAACACACCACCTTCATTAAACTCTCCTATCCAAAACCTCCTATCTAAAACGAACCAATTAAcacactacaccattaaacagttttaccgacggattcattccgtTGGTGTAAGACACACAACTCGTCGGTAAAATATTTACCGACAGAATCTGTCTGTTGGAATATTGATCGTTGGTAATTCTCCTTTTTGTCGCTGATTCTgtaggaaataaaataataaaaaacaaacaccaacagTCTTACAGACGGGGGAAGcgcaccaattttttttttctcgcgAGAACtataccgacggacgtgttTCGTCTGTATTTCCAACggtaaatcaccgacggactgaCCGTCAGTGATTGTGGCATGGACGGTAAATATTTCAAAACTCTCTGTATAATATCGACAAATATATTTCGTCAGTAATATCAACAGCAAACACCGACGAAATATATCAACGGTACACCAAAATCAGCCTTTTGTGTCCAAAATATGGCTTACCATAccctttctctttcctttacCTTTTTCCAATAACTTTATCTCCCCTTCCTACAACCAATGACTGAAatgtaaacgaaaaaaaattaaagtttaagatTGAAATATAAGAACCTAAAACAACAAAGTTCAAATatgcaaaaattttaaaaaagtaagggACTAAAGTGATTTTTTCCATGTCTTTGGATAGTAAATACGAAGAAAAGGctctatttttgtttattttatttttggtaattattctaactttttttaacaataacctAAAAttccattttgtaaaatttttctttcatgtaatatcaaaatattctttaacATCTCGCACACACGAAAGCAtgcgaataaaaaaaatgtcaaaatataaaatcatgataacaTAACTTTTGAAgacgagattaaaaaaaaacctttaatgatcaaaacaaaatgaactaAAAACTTGAGGGTCCTAGATTGAAAAATTGTCTAATAAACAGGGAAATGAGTGTTGATAAGAACAATGATTTCCTagacttttttagtttattaagtaataattacacaaataagtattttgttttttgagttaCAACAAATAGGTTTTTCAATACTTAAAAGTTATTCAAATATCAAAGATAAGATTTGATAAGATCCATTCATATATCTGAACAA harbors:
- the LOC7468498 gene encoding septum-promoting GTP-binding protein 1, which produces MNQFCQIMFRFNPRRKIQRHISIIRRCILRIWDHVLICSLGKPVRYRRMLSHRSLATDETMPSATPPPICHNHHDNDSDLVALKISLLGDCQIGKTSFLAKYVGNEKDEGVKHNNGLKLMKKTLMVKDARISYSLWELDGDEGLEQQIPVACKGSVAILIMFDLTSRVTLNSVIRWYQEARRWNQTAVPVIIGTKFDDFIQLPIDLQWTIASQARAYAKVLNATLFFSSATYNINVNKIFKFITAKLFDLPWTLERNLTIGEPIIDF
- the LOC7462051 gene encoding glutamate receptor 3.4 isoform X2, coding for MDVSLNIAGGGCATRVFLMMKRVLLLLLLLITGICVPMEVVFGQAAANGNGTSVSSSSSPRPSVANIGSLFTFDSVIGRAAGPAIAAAVDDVNSDPTVLPGTRLNLISHNTNCSGFLGTVEALQLMENRVVAVIGPQSSGIAHIISHVVNELHVPLLSFAATDPSLSALQYPYFLRTTQNDYFQMYAIADLVTSYGWREVIAIFVDDDCGRNGISILGDALAKKRAKIAYKAALTPGVPRSQISDLLLEVNQMESRVYVVHVNPDSGLSIFSVAKSLHMMTKGYVWIATDWLPSVLDSLEPDDTDTMNLLQGVVSLRHHNPETDLKRSFMSRWSNLNHKKSIGASGFNSYALYAYDTVWLAARALDVFLNEGGNLSHSTDPKLSDTKGSAMNLASLRVFDGGQQFLQTLLRMNFSGPSGQIQFDLDRNLVRPAYDVLNIGGTGSRRIGYWSNYSGLSTISPEVLYTKPRNNSSSNQHLSSVIWPGETSLVPRGWVFPENGKPLRIAVPNRISYQQFVAKDKNPPGVRGYCIDVFEAAINLLPYPVPRTYMLHGDGKRNPEYNEIVQAVAQDRYDAAVGDVTIVTNRTKIVDFTQPFMESGLVVVAPVKEQKSSPWAFLKPFTIQMWLVTGAFFLFVGAVVWILEHRMNREFRGPPSQQIMTIFWFSFSTMFFSHRENTVSTLGRFVLIIWLFVVLIINSSYTASLTSILTVQQLTSRIEGIDSLVSSNEPIGIQDGSFARNYLMDELNIAGSRLVILKSQQEYSTALQLGPKNGGVAAIVDELPYIELFLSSTNCKFRTVGQEFTKSGWGFAFQRDSPLAVDLSTAILQLSENGDLQKIHNKWLTHGDCMEQINEIDDSRLSLTSFWGLFLICGISCFIALTTFCCKVIFQFRRFTPEGGEEAEVDEIQPGRPRRSLHSTSFKDLIDFVDRKEAEIKEMLKRKSSTDIKRQASPSSDVHANSPA
- the LOC7462051 gene encoding glutamate receptor 3.4 isoform X1, with protein sequence MDVSLNIAGGGCATRVFLMMKRVLLLLLLLITGICVPMEVVFGQAAANGNGTSVSSSSSPRPSVANIGSLFTFDSVIGRAAGPAIAAAVDDVNSDPTVLPGTRLNLISHNTNCSGFLGTVEALQLMENRVVAVIGPQSSGIAHIISHVVNELHVPLLSFAATDPSLSALQYPYFLRTTQNDYFQMYAIADLVTSYGWREVIAIFVDDDCGRNGISILGDALAKKRAKIAYKAALTPGVPRSQISDLLLEVNQMESRVYVVHVNPDSGLSIFSVAKSLHMMTKGYVWIATDWLPSVLDSLEPDDTDTMNLLQGVVSLRHHNPETDLKRSFMSRWSNLNHKKSIGASGFNSYALYAYDTVWLAARALDVFLNEGGNLSHSTDPKLSDTKGSAMNLASLRVFDGGQQFLQTLLRMNFSGPSGQIQFDLDRNLVRPAYDVLNIGGTGSRRIGYWSNYSGLSTISPEVLYTKPRNNSSSNQHLSSVIWPGETSLVPRGWVFPENGKPLRIAVPNRISYQQFVAKDKNPPGVRGYCIDVFEAAINLLPYPVPRTYMLHGDGKRNPEYNEIVQAVAQDRYDAAVGDVTIVTNRTKIVDFTQPFMESGLVVVAPVKEQKSSPWAFLKPFTIQMWLVTGAFFLFVGAVVWILEHRMNREFRGPPSQQIMTIFWFSFSTMFFSHRENTVSTLGRFVLIIWLFVVLIINSSYTASLTSILTVQQLTSRIEGIDSLVSSNEPIGIQDGSFARNYLMDELNIAGSRLVILKSQQEYSTALQLGPKNGGVAAIVDELPYIELFLSSTNCKFRTVGQEFTKSGWGFAFQRDSPLAVDLSTAILQLSENGDLQKIHNKWLTHGDCMEQINEIDDSRLSLTSFWGLFLICGISCFIALTTFCCKVIFQFRRFTPEGGEEAEVDEIQPGRPRRSLHSTSFKDLIDFVDRKEAEIKEMLKRKSSTDIKRQASPSSDVHANSPA